In the Rhodoferax fermentans genome, CAATCGCGCTTTGATGGCATCCGATGTTTTTACCGCGTTGGCGCCTGGCGCAAGTTGCACGGCCGCGGCAGTGGCACTCTTGCCGTTCTCCCGAATGTCAAAACCATAGGCCGCAGCCCCGAGTTCAACACGTGCAACATCGCCAAGCACCACCCTGGAGCCGTTCGCCCCAGCCTTGAGCACAATGCGGGAAAACTCTTCAGGGTCGGTGAGTTGCCCCCGAATTGTGAGTGGCACGGTGACACGCTGACCCGGTAACGTCGGAGCCGAGCCAATACTGCCGGGCGCGATAGGTGCATTCTGCTGGCTGATGGCTGCGGACAGATCGGCCATGGTCAGGCCGTAGGCAATCAGCTTGTCGGGGTTGACCCAGATCCGCATGGCCCGTTCGGCACCGAACAACTGCACACGCCCGACACCCTGGATGCGACGTAGCTCTTCCACCATGTTACGAGCCATGTAGTCACTGAGCTCGACTTCACTGAAGCGACCGTTGTCTGATCTCAGTGCGATGATCATCAGGAAGCCGGACGAAGCCGACTCCACCGTCAGACCATTCTGGCGAACAGCCTGGGGCAGGCGAGATTCAACCGATTTGAGTCTGTTCTGTACGTCGATCTGAGCCATCTCAGGATCTGTGCCCGGTTTGAACGTTATCTCGACCGAGGCCGAACCCGAGGTGTCGGCCGATGACTCGAAATACAACAGGTTCTTGACACCGGACAACTCCTTTTCGATGAGGCTGAGCACCCCATCACTCATCGTCTCCGGCGTGGCGCCCGGATACGTGGCCATCACGGTGACACTGGGCGGCGCAACGGATGGATACTGTGCAATCGGCAGGTTGGGAATCGCGATGACGCCGAGCACGATGATGAACAGGGCGATCACCCAGGCAAAGACCGGGCGATGAATGAAAAACTTGGGCATGGCAAACGTCTCCCGATCAATCAGGCGTGGCGGGTTCAGGAGCGGCATGCTCTCGGGGCAAGACCGGCATGCCATCCGTCAGGCGATTCATGCCCTCGACGGCAATACGCTGGCCATGGGCCACCCCTGAAACGACGCGATAGTTGTGACCAACCAGTTCACCAAGCTCAACCGGCGTGAGGTGCGCAAGGTTTTGAACATCGATCACCCACACGAACACCTTCCCTTTGGATCGCACCACGGCCTGCTGTGGCACGGTCAAGGCGTCGGGATAACGAGCGACGGGCACCCGTGCATGCACGAACATGCCCGGCAGCAGCTGACGCTTCGGGTTATCGACCTGAATGCGCAACAACACATCACCCGTACCGGGATCAACACTGATCCCGGAAAACAGGATCTGACCGCTGGCCACATTGGATTCGCCATTGCTGCTCAGAATGCTGACCGGCAGCCCTTTGCCGACATCCTGCCCCTGGGCAAGAGACTGCTGAAGGCGAGCGAGCGAGGCGGCTGAACGACGCACATCGACATACACCTTGTCGATCTGCTGAATGCGCGCCATCGGCTGGTTATCGGTGCTGCTGACCAGCGCGCCCTCGGCGACCAGTGCCTGATCGATACGACCGGAAATCGGCGCGTCCACGGTGGCGTACTTCAGGTCGAGTTGCTTGCGCACCAGTGTGGCCCGTGCCAGCGCCACGTCAGCCAGCGCTTGGTCGCGCAGTGACACCGTATCGTCGTAGGTCTGACGGCTGATCGCATCGGTGTCCACGAGTGGCCCCAGACGCTGTACTTGAAGCTGAGCACGCGACAGTACGGCCTCTGCCCTTTGCAACGCAGCCGCCGCCGTATCTCTGTCCGCAGCAAGCGGCGCCGGATTGATCTGGAACAAAGGCTGTCCAGCGATGACGTCCCGGCCTTGCTCGAACAGGCGTCGCTGGACGATACCGCCAACTTGCGGACGGATTTCGACGGCACGCAAGGCCTCCACCCGGCCATGTAGGTCTTCAGTCAGTTCCACCGGCGAAGAGGCAACAAGCACCGTGGATACATGGGGGGCAGACGATGCGTCCTCTGGCTCCAGCTTCCCACAGGATCCCAGCATCAAGGTGACGACGACCATCGCGGCCAATGCACAAACCAACTGACAACGTTTATCAAAATTCATATACCGTTCCTTTGAAAACTGGCGACAAAGCGTCCAGCACGTCAAGTTCTGAAGCCACCTTGGGGTTTCGCTACAGACATGTGAAGCCTCATCAGTGCAGGCAATGCAGCCGCACTTCCAAAATCCCTGGCGCGTTTCGGCAACCGATGGCGATCCAGGGAGACACGATCAACCTTCGCTTCATGCATACGGCTCGTCGGTTCGAGCTGAAGGAGAGGATCGCTCTATTGACCGGCGGGATTTCGCGTTCGCGTCAGACTGGAGCGGCGCGGTGCAGGCAGAGGCAAGGTCGTAGCGACTGTCGTAGATACCCGAGCGAATGTCCAGCAGGCCGAGCACAGAATGGAACAGATGGTCGTGCGCAACCGGCTCCACTGCGCGGGCACGCAAGCAATCCGTGTTTAGGGAAAAACTGGAACGGTACTGGTCCGACACCCACATCACCATCGGCACCTCTTTCTGGACCGACGGCGCGACAGCGTAAGGCATACCGTGCAGGTAGAGCCCGTACTCACCAAGCGACTCGCCATGATCGGAGACGAAGATCATCGCCGTGTCGTGGGTGGCCTGCTTCTCCTTCAAAAAGGCGATGGTCTGCGCGAGCACGTGATCGGTGTAGCGCAGCGCGTTGTCGAAGGTGTTGACGATTTCCTGCTGTGTGCAGCGGCCGAGATCGGCCGTTTCACAGGTCGGGGTGAAGTGCCGGAACTCGGCTGGGTAACGCTTGGCGTAGTTTGGGCCATGGTTGCCAATCATGTGCAGGAACAGCACCGTGTTCTCGGCCCTGCCCGCAGTCAGTGTGCGGGCGCCGGAGACCAGGGCGCTGTCGAAACAATTCCCGTCGGGACAGATGGCGGGCATCGCTGCGGGCTCCGGGCGCCATGTTTCCAACCCGTCGCAGGTGCCCTTGCAGCCAGATTGATTGTCGAGCCACACCACGCGCCATCCGGCGTGGGCCAGGACATGCGGCAGGGCTTCGCTGTTGCGAATGCGCTCTTCGTCGTAGGCGCGTCGGCCAACGGCGGAGAGCATACACGGCAGAGATACCTCGGTGCTGGTTCCGCAGGCCGTGACTTTCGGGAAGTTGATCACATCCAGTGCGGCCAGTTGTGGTGTGGTTTGCCGCGCATAACCAGAGAGTCCCCAATTGGCGGCCCGCGCGGTTTCGCCGACGACCACAACCAAAAGTACCGGCTTGGTGCGATCGGCCCACCCTGGGCCGAGCACGGCATCGGTTCCAACGGGCTGTCGCGTCTGCTTGGCGGCACCATCTGCGATGGCGACGCGTACGCTCGAATAAAGAAGGTTGGCTGGTGTGATCAGATAACGTGCCTCCTTGTTCCCGCGCATGAAGGCCGAGAAATCCTTGAACGACGTCATCAATGCCCCGACACCAACGAGCAAAGCAACCGCGACGCAGGCGACGCGCACACCGATGGCGTTCAGTGCCGGTTGGCTGCGAATGTCGACCGCATAAATCAACGCAAGTGGCGGCAGCAGTCTGACCGCTATGG is a window encoding:
- a CDS encoding efflux RND transporter periplasmic adaptor subunit yields the protein MNFDKRCQLVCALAAMVVVTLMLGSCGKLEPEDASSAPHVSTVLVASSPVELTEDLHGRVEALRAVEIRPQVGGIVQRRLFEQGRDVIAGQPLFQINPAPLAADRDTAAAALQRAEAVLSRAQLQVQRLGPLVDTDAISRQTYDDTVSLRDQALADVALARATLVRKQLDLKYATVDAPISGRIDQALVAEGALVSSTDNQPMARIQQIDKVYVDVRRSAASLARLQQSLAQGQDVGKGLPVSILSSNGESNVASGQILFSGISVDPGTGDVLLRIQVDNPKRQLLPGMFVHARVPVARYPDALTVPQQAVVRSKGKVFVWVIDVQNLAHLTPVELGELVGHNYRVVSGVAHGQRIAVEGMNRLTDGMPVLPREHAAPEPATPD
- a CDS encoding phosphoethanolamine transferase → MAQYGASVRHAVDLLEVAERKRDTDKTTMTTTALLPVSVGMPSRRLVMRIETLALILSLWFTASANPLFWGVALAGRSLSEPSSIFYAIALGVALTALHFVLLAVLATLVPRPTVRALLAFLAAGTAVATYFMQGYHVYLDPGMVRNVLATDPREAGELLSYAMVLPIAVRLLPPLALIYAVDIRSQPALNAIGVRVACVAVALLVGVGALMTSFKDFSAFMRGNKEARYLITPANLLYSSVRVAIADGAAKQTRQPVGTDAVLGPGWADRTKPVLLVVVVGETARAANWGLSGYARQTTPQLAALDVINFPKVTACGTSTEVSLPCMLSAVGRRAYDEERIRNSEALPHVLAHAGWRVVWLDNQSGCKGTCDGLETWRPEPAAMPAICPDGNCFDSALVSGARTLTAGRAENTVLFLHMIGNHGPNYAKRYPAEFRHFTPTCETADLGRCTQQEIVNTFDNALRYTDHVLAQTIAFLKEKQATHDTAMIFVSDHGESLGEYGLYLHGMPYAVAPSVQKEVPMVMWVSDQYRSSFSLNTDCLRARAVEPVAHDHLFHSVLGLLDIRSGIYDSRYDLASACTAPLQSDANAKSRRSIERSSPSARTDEPYA